A region of the Silene latifolia isolate original U9 population chromosome 9, ASM4854445v1, whole genome shotgun sequence genome:
AAGGGTGTTGGACAGGCCGCGATGTTAGTTCACCAGGTTGTGGTTAGTCTAGATGATAAAAAAGTTGGAGACATCTACGAAGGGCTTGTAAAGCTCCTATGTGACGGTCCAAGTGCTACCGGTCCAATTATTCGGTTTTATGATACAAATTTGGTAATGATAGGTGGGTCGGCCAGGTTCGATATGTATACGCCTGAATTTGGACTTGGTAAGGCAGAAGCAGTTTTAACCGGGTATTCTCATAAAGTTGATGGGAAAGTTACTATGAGTCAAGGTCGCGAAGCAAATGGAAGCGTTGATTTAGAAGTTTGTCTTCAGCCTGGAACCATGAATGCGCTTGAACTCGATAATGATTTTATGAGTTTTGTGATAATGGGGTAGCCGGTAGGCAACACCGAACAAACATTTTCTATTTCACGTTCAAGTTTAAATTATATAAGCTTGTTTTAGCTTGTTACCTATTTTACTTTGGatgttcaatttttatttatttattaatgtTTTCAAGGTGGAGAGACGATCATAGACTTGTCAATTAGTAGTATATGTAGAACATTGTTGTTGtcatatatatactccctccaatttctcACCACCCCAACAaacaagtgaaaaacaaaagagagaaacaagagaaatgaaaaaCCCCAAAAATCAATTTCACCGGTAACCTACCCCACCGCACCCCTCCATCGGCATCCTCCCCCATCGCCCTCACAGCGTCGCCGCCCGCCGACCATCCCTCCTCGCTCCCGTACCCGCGCCGAACACCCCTCCTTGCTCTCATCCCCTCGTCGACAACTCCTTCCCCGAAGCCGACCATTCATCCCCTGCTCCCACCCCCATTTACACCTATAGCCACTACTGGACTCAACGACACGTGCCTATAACCTATTACCACTCGACGCCGAACATCAATTAAAGTGTAACGATCCATTTGCATGGTATGGGACATGAGTCCCACATCGGTCGTGTGGGAGGCCTATGTGGGATTTATATAGACTTGGGCTCTATCACCCTTTGAGCTAGCATTTGGGGTGGGTTCTCCCAAGATCTAtatcaattggtatcagagcaaaccaCCACTCCTTCTGCATCCTCGGCCCTATGGGATTTATAAAACACAAATTCTGTCTAAATCCGATTCGTAAAAATGTTTATTCGTTTTGTTAAGGTCTTTCAATTATAATTAACAAAATAGTTGCAAGTATCAGACTATTATCCCAACCATAATCCTAACCTTTCTAATTTCAGCCAGAACGAcacaaaacaaccaacaaaaatAGTAGGAGAAATACGCAGCTAGAGCGATTACAAGTTCAACAGACACTGGTTATGGCCTAATGATGCTTAATAACGATAAGGTAACAGTCATAGCAGTATGGCAACGTTGGCTTCGTACAGCATACCTATTTCTTCTTCATAATAGGTACTAGCGCGAGGAGAGAGAAAGaccaaaaaaaaccctaaaaacaaaaaaaaatccccaaattgaTTTTTTACTCGCCGGCGACTTCTCCAGTCGCCTCTTTAGGTCGCCGGCGAGGCTGCTTTCAACCCCTTATTTTCCTGATCCTCTTTCGCATTCTTTTTTTCGTGCTGGACACCTACTTCATGTGGTTTTCTCGATTTTGATCAAATTTTCAAAATCGATTCAGGTATTGTTTGACTTGTCCTTGATTGTTTTCGTTCACCATCTGATTGCTCTGATCATTGTCTTTTCGTTTTTGCCATGAATCGATTGGTATTCTGATTGCTGTTCGAGTAACTACGGTGGTGGGTGGGTGTTAGTTTGGAGTTTTTTTGTCTGGGTGTTGCTTCTATTGTCTGGGTGCTTTGTTTGAAGTTGCTGGGGTTTGTTCTCTGTCGAGGGGTTTATCCCTTTTTCAGGTTTTCTGGGTCATTTTTCGGTGTTGCGGTGTGTTATTTCCCTTCTTAGGATTTGTGTATCTATGTCTTCCGCTAACGTTTATCAAAAGTTTCTTGAAACTTTTGCTAGTGCCCATGTCAATGATGGGTTTATGGAGAATAATGGGGATAGGATGTTAGGCTACTTTATGAAATTGCAGGGGTCGACTCCGTTAATTTTAGCTGAGGTGAAGAAGCTTAAAGATAAGGGGAACGGTCTTTTTAGACAAAATGAGTTTGATAGTGCCGCGGAGTGTTACGATGAAGCTTGTAAATTACTTAGTCTGAGTTTGGGAGATATTGGAGGTGAAGATATTCAATCGATATCTGACCTTGCAGTTTCTCTTATGTCTAATATGGCTGCATGTGCCCTGAAACTTGAGGAATACAGAGCTGCCTCGGGTTTATGCTCCATGATTTTGAACACATTCCCTCGTAATGTTAAGGCACTTTTTCGTAGGGCGGTTGCTTATATGAAGTTGAAAAGGTTTTCGAAAGCTGAATTGGATTTGGTTCAGGCCTTAATGGTGGAACCAAGTAATAAGGATGTGTTAAGGGAATTAGAGGTGGTAAAAGGTCACCTTCTCATAAAGGAAAATGGGAAAAGAGTGCTGGAGGTTGCTAATGAAGATTTCGTGGAGAAGAACAACAAGAAGTCTGTTCATGTTTCGGCGTCTGATGTGGGTATAAATGATAGTGGTGAGAGCGTGGTTACGGAGGTGATGGAAGAACAAAGTGATGTGAGTATAAGGGATACTGAGAGTGTGAGTATGGAAGAGACGGAGGTTCAAAGATTTGTGCTAATAAGTCAGTTCTTCAGTTTTCCAAAAAGGGAGGTGGTAGTTCTACTTTAAGGATCCCAGCAAATTCTTATCAAAAGTTGCTGGAAGGGAATACGGTGAGTTTTTACCGTAAACGTGATTTGTCAACTTTAACAATTCGAATCCTTAAGGGTGAGACTCCTAAGGAGTTAGACTCTATAAAGGAACAATGTTaccagaagaagaagaggaagaagaaaaagaggagAGGTTCTAAAAAGGAAAATTCTAAGATGATGGGGGCAATGAAGGAAGACATTACCCCCTCCGATGTTATCAAGGTAGAACCTGTTATTCCTAGCGTAAGTTTGAGCTCGTCCACTACTGGGGTCGTGACGTCTTGCGCATCTTCAGTTTGTGACAATTTCCCTCCTCCCGGTACTCATGTCCCCCAAACTGAGGATGATTTTAATGACCATCAGCCTTTCGTCTTTGCTGCTCTCCCTAAGAAGTGTAAGATTCTCTCAGTTGAGAAGCCACCAAGTGCCCCTTTTACTCCTTTGTTTTGCAGGTACCCCTCTACTCATCATGTGCACGAGAGACGGAGAATCACCACGTCCAAGAGGAATCAAAGTAAAGGGGAGGAAACTCCAAGACACAATTTATCTACTTTCTCAAAAAGTAGATCTCTCTCCCGTAAATTTCTACGTCCTCgtggcgtaagtgtgtcttgGTACTCCTCTGAGGCTCAGTTgttaaagaagagaaaagaattaTTCGCTCAATTGGCTAGCTCTGATCGTCCCGCTAAGAAGCCTTTATTGGTTGTCAACCCTATCTGTAATTTATTTGCTTTTACTAATAATGTAGTAATAAATCCGACTCCAAAAGTCGGGTAGGTACTTTGTAAGAATATTTTCTTtactgctgtcaaaaaaaaaaaaaaaaaaaaaagcataccTATTTCTTCAGACAAACAAGAGACGCCTTTGTAGATGCTCTTGGGAATCTCATCAGCGATTGTGACATATTAAGTTGTGACTCAATATCAATATAACCAGACTTGAAGAACAGATTATTGAGTACAGGTGAAACTGCAAACAGGTATTCGACCAATTTGAGCTCCGCACTTGTTCCTGTGATTCCCGTAATATTGACCTCAAGGAGGTGAACCAGTTTGTTGCTGTAATTGTAGTCAAGCATATCCTGGCCAACATTTTCACCTGGAAAAACCTGTAGTAAAAAGTGAGTCTACAGTACAGATGTTCGAGTAAGATCAGAAAATAATTCATATAAACCTGATTTACTTACTGCAATATCGAGCTTTTTAATGTAGGGACAACATTCGATCATGTACAAAAGATAACGGGAAACACCGAAATCACTCAGATTCAGATTACTTAAACAAGGTTCGTGTAGGTGAATGAATGTGACCGGAGGAGACTGCCAACATTTCTGAAAGCTAGAGACTCAAAATCGCCACTCAATACTAAGGTTTGGAGACTGGGTGTATCTATTACAATATGATCCATACCACTCCACTTCACAAGTTTTAACGTTTCAAGCATTCTGCAATTTTCAATCAAACTACAAAAAATGGCGACCTTTCAAGGATTTTATCAATCACAATATCCGGAGCATTGCTGAAATCATCCACCTTTTTTTTTAGCAGACTTGGAACAAGCCTGCTATTTAATTCCACCTTGTAGTAATAGTTGTCAGAAGTGGCGATTTAATTCCACCTTGTAGGACGATTATTTTTCTCGTTTTTTCACAACTATTCACCCTATAATTATATTTTGCAAACTATCACGTTTTCAAACATCCTCCCAAGTTTGTGTATTCATTCACTACTATGTTTAACCCACCATTTCAAATACATTACTAGCCGCGTCTTTTTCCTTATCTAATAATTCCTAAATATTGGTGCATACCGTTACGTCAAATTGGGGCACTGCGCCCAGCGGGATGCGGTGCAACAACTAGTGTTCTTAAATGAATAAACTAGGTTTGAAAAGAAGAACCGAGTtcttcccaaaaaaaaaacaagaaattgATTAAAGATAGCAAATTAATTATGGCCTattaagcaaattaattatggccTATTAAAGAACTTTATTTAAAGTTCTTCCATTGCAACAAAAAATTCTTAATTATTGAAATTGGCAAAATCTATGGCAAaggaagaactttatataaaCTTCTTTTATTGCACTTATCttattatttgttatttttttttaaaggggctactttattactccctccacttttttatatatgacgttttgcatttacgaggtaagcctttgactttaatatttacaaaaatatatttgttcaaaaaatataaaaatggtaccattaaattccttacgaaaaactctttcatatgagtatacatatcataatatttagtcttatattttaagagatattgaataGATAAGgaagtgtctcgaaatgtgagaaagtcatatataaaaaaatagagggagtatttgttattatttaatattataattacTACTCATTCCTTGTTATTTgttatcttatctttattaattcagaagacaatactcaatccagggCATGCCACGTCATTAAatcaaccttttttttttggaaatacatGTTATGGTGAGACCCGTTactgtgcaatgtatttatttcttccgaattatggttataaaaacatgcgacaaattccgtcttagaacaaatactagaaataatactgaatgaaataattttatccattccgaataaaagaaattaatggcatataagcggagtgaattacaaatcggataaatgaaactaattacaaataaatgaattacataatttaaaaaataaataaaaataataataaaattacataattctaagaaggaattacatttaattacgggattgaattacatataatgcgaataaattacatgcataatttttaaaaactagatagtacgatgtatttatttttaaaaaaatatcatttgttatttcctcttaaaccattACATGTGATGAACACGTATTTGTAACAAGTTTAAACGTTAATTATGTAGATCgatgatttagaccaactagataagtacaatagaaatgcaaaaaaaaaaaaaaaaaaaaatacatccatAAACATTAATatcggcccaaatacatacccgtgcaattttacacgggtttaaaactagttatttgttatttcataatCTACTCAATTAAATTCCaatgaaatataattttatttttccAATTTCCATGCATGTAATCTTTCTAAatacactacaaaaaaaaaaattacaaagaaCTTGGACATTAATAGTTGGTGCTTGTATAGTTGTATTGTATGTAACCGATTGCTATTCCGTTCATAACAGTGCTCACCAATGACAACTCCTATTAACATGACCATTGGTTAAAGGTGATTTCTCTAACCTCTCTATTTCTTCTTGCTTAAATACATCAAATTACAACTTATAATTATTATAGGGACATGTTATAAGTTTTTATAATTATGCTAGCAAAAGTTCttaataatttttgaattattagTTTTTCCTTTTCTTACAAGACGATATTTATTAAAACTTCGGCCCAAGTTAGAGTTTCGTCCTAGCTTCGTCCCTGTACAAAGTATTGTACAATAATGAATACGCTTGtttaatttaaaatttgaaatattGAAAAGAAAACACCTATTAAAAAAAATTTGCCCATGACGAATTATTTTTGCTTTTTTAATTACTCCGTATTCCATACAACACACTATTAAAAAAAACTTATGCATGGAAGATAATGTTTTGGAAAAACACTCATGCCCCTTGCCACATATTAAAATTGTGCGTCCGTCCCTATCCGAACCTCCTATGACCCGATCTGCTTTGACTCGTTCCATAACCTACTTGACTTGAGTGACCCAAATGCACAACATATGGGTATGGCCGTATAGCGTAGGTATGGGAAACATAAATAATGTGGCAAGTTTGTTGTTAGTTGAAACAGTACTATTCTTTAGTTATTTTACTTGATTTGGTTGGTGATGATGTTTTAAGTAGAATGGTGGTTGACGCACGAGAGCAGCTGCGTTAAGTAATGACTACCATTGTTTGACCTTGACGTCTTATGACCCTCAAACAATTTATTCAATATCCATAATTGTACCTCACCAATAATGGTTAATCTTTTTTAAAACggaggtatatatatatacacaaaatctcattatagacgttacatatccgtctataactaaagacggagCAAATACAATTCACATTCATAATAGGACAAACAACATGTGGGGTGCTGGGTGCCAAAAATATCActactttcaagctatttgacctgTCTTTAActatatatccgtctatagcaagactagctgatatatataatatatagctTAATATTAAAACGGGTCACATATAAGACAAATCTTTTACTTCTCCCTATGCATCCTTCTTTTGTCTTATCACCACCACGTAAACATATTTAATCTGTCTTAAGCTTAAAACGAATATACCGTCTTAGACTAGAATTTGACCAACAATAATGGTTGGTATTGGTAATTGACAATTTGACATTGACACTTGTAACAGTTGTTCTTGTTGGTTTCTCCTGGCCCTCACATTGGAAATATGAAATGAAAGAAGCTTtatatataaatagttgaatgtATGCAAAGTTCCTTATTCTATACTGTACAACAACTGAATTCATAATACAAATCATTAAATAACAGAAATGGCCAAGTTTGATGCGCAACTTAGCACCCAAATTAAAATGATTTCAGAATGTTTTGTGAGACCCAAACATGAAAAAGAAGCCTCAAAACAACCTTATTTCTTAGGACCATTAGAACTCATCTTTCTACCTGCCCATCAAATTCAAAAGGGGCTTCTCTTTTCTACCAAACCCGAAAATATACAATCCGATTTAATCGAGACTCTAAAGGACTCGATAGCCATCTCCCTCGTCCATTTCTACCCTTTAGCTGGTCGATTTTCGACCAAAGAATTACTCGATGATAATGCCAACTGGGTGTTTCTTGATTGCACCAAGGGCCCTGGTGCTCGCCTTGTCCATGTGACCGTGGACATTAGGGTGTCAGATATAATTTCATCGGTCGATCACGATGTCCATCCTATTGTTCGATCCTTCTTTGATCTAGGCGAAAAATCAATCAATTACGATGGACATACTAGACCTCTTTTGTCCGTTCAAGTAACCGAGCTTATAGACGGAGTTTTCATTGGATTTACCATGAATCACTCCGTAGTGGACGGTACTTCTAATTGGCATTACATCAATTCACTGTCTAAAATATTCCTTCAATTGAGTAAAAATCGAGAAAATGACATTGTTCCTTCGATCTCTAAAAAACCCGTGTTTAAACCCTACTTTCCTCAAGGTTGGGGTCCAGTCCTCAAGTTGCTTAAGAAAAACTATGTCAATAACTCGAATACCCAAAACAATTTACGAGAGAGAATATTCCATTTCTCGTCCGACTCAGTCCGTAAGCTCAAAGCTAAGGGTAATGAAGAATGTGGGGTGGACAACATCTCCTCCTTCCAAGCCTTGTCCGGGTTCATTTGGAGGTCCATTACGTGTGCTAGAAATCTCGACCCCCAGCTCGACACATATTGTGGGTTTATCACAAATGCGCGGCCAAGGTTTAACCCACCGCTCTCTAACGACTACTTTGGGAATTTGATCGCGAGACAACAAAGTGTATGCAAAGTGGGTGAGCTTTTGGACAAGGGTATTGGACAGGCCGCGATGTTAGTTCACCAGGTTGTGGTTAGTCTAGATGATAAAAAAGTTGGAGACATCTACCAAGGGCTTGTAAAGCTCCTATGTGAGGGTCCAAGTGTTGCAGGTCCAATTATTCGGTTTTATGATACAAACTTGGTAATGATAGGTGGGTCGGCCAAGTTCGATATGTATACGCCTGAATTTGGACTTGGTAAGGCGGAAGCAGTTTTAACTGGGTATTCTCATAAAGTTGATGGGAAAGTTACTATGAGTCAAGGTCGCGAAGCAAATGGAAGCGTTGATTTAGAAGTTTGTCTTCAGCCTGAAACCATGAATGCGCTTGAACTCGATAATGATTTTATGAGTTTTGTGACAATGCGGTAGGCAACACCGAACAAACATTTTCTATTTCACGTTGAAGTTTAAATTTTATAAGCTTGTTTTAGCTTGTTACCTATTTTACTTTGGatgttcaatttttatttatttataataatgtTTTCAAGGTGGAGAGACGATCATAGACTTGTCAATTAGTAGTATATGTAGGACATTGTTGTTGtcatatatatactccctccaatttctcACCCCCaacaaacaaatgaaaaacagagaagagaaacaagagaaatgaaaaaCCCCAAAAATCAATTTCACCGGTAACCTACCCCACCGCACCCCTCCATCGGCATCCTGCCCCACCGCCCGCCGACCATCCCTCCGCACCCCCGTACCTGCGCCGAACACCCCTCCCTGCTCTCATCCCCTCGTCAACAACTCCTTCCCCGAAGCCGACCATTCATCCCCTGCTCCCACCCCCATTTACACCTACAGCCACTACTGAACTCAACGACACGTGCCTACAACCTATTACCACTCGACGCCGAACATCAAAGAATCTCTATTCATCCATCTCACCAAAATAAATcgacttttttgtttttttgtttaaaaGTACCTACAATTTACATTATAAAACCCAAAATTCTGTCTAAATCCAACTCGTAAAAatgttttttcgtttttttaagGTCTTTCAATtataattaacaaaataattGCAAGTATCAGACTATTATCCCAACCATAATCCTAACCTTTCTAATTTCAGCCAGAACGCcacaaaacaaccaacaaaaatAGTAGGAGAAATACGCAGCTAGAGCGATTACAAGTTCAGCAGACACTGGTTATGGCCTAATGATGCTTAATAACGATAAGGTAACAGTCATAGTAGTATGGCAAGGTTGGCTTCGTACAGCATACCTATTTCTTCAGACAAACAAGAGACGCTTTTGCAGATGCTCTTGGGAATCTCATCAGCGATTGTGACATATTAAGTTGTGACTCAATATCAATATAACCAGACTTGAAGAACAGATTTTTGAGTACAGGTGAAACTGCAAACAGGTATTCGACCAATTTGAGCTCCGCACTTGTTCCTGTGATTCCCGTAATATTGACCTCAAGGAGGTGAACCAGTTTGTTGCTGTAATTGTAGTCAAGCATGTCCTGGCCAACATTTTCACCTGGCAAAACCTGTAGTAAAAAGTGAGTCTACAGTACAGATGTTTGAGTAAGATCAGAAAATAATTCATATAAACCTGATTTACTTACTGCAATATCGAGCTTTTTAATGTAGGGACAACATTCGATCATGTACAAAAGATAACGGGAAACACCGAAATCACTCAGATTCAGATTACTTAAACAAAGTTCGTGTAGGTGAATGAATGTGACCGGGGGTCTTATGATGTCACCTGCAGCCAAGAACTTACCCATACAAGCAGACATGATGTCAGGTTGAGGAACAAATAAATTACAGAATGAACAGCTGAAAGTAAAACAGACAAAAGTACAGATTTTCTAAACAACTAGCACACTAACCAAGTGACCGTCAAACTCGATGGACTGAAGTTGAGAAGAACTTGCAGGATTGACTGCATCAACTGTTTCTACTCGTGGTTTTTTCGGCAATGTCTTCAAGCACAGTGATATACTTTTAAGACTGCGAACATTTCTGAAAGCTAGAGACTCAAAATCTCCACTCAATATTAAGGTTTGGAGACTGGGTGTATCTATTACAATATGATCCATCCCGCTCCAATTCACAAGCTTCAACGTTTCAAGCATTCTACAATTTTCAATCAAACTAGAAAAAGTGCTTTGCTTGATAAACATAATGCCCTCCAGCAGAAGGTGCTTAAGATAAGGAAAGCCAATGAAATCAGTAGGTGGAGAATTTAAATTGAAGACGCTGAGTTCAAGGTGTACTAACTCGCTGCACCGGAAGATATAAGTAGTAATATCCATTTTAACATACCGATTTCTAATTACGACCTTTCTGACCCCGTTTTTAGATAGAAAACATATCCACTGCCTGTTATTCATACGATTCCTACATGCCTCATATGGCATAAAAAGTTCTAAGTCATGAACAGGACCAATGTGACAGAAGAGTATATCGCTAATAATTTGGCTGCCTTTTCGCCAATCCACAGGCTCATCCCTATCTGCTAGCTCCGCCCAGAAATCATAATTAAAGATGAGGCTCTTTAGCGACAACCAAGCATGTCTCCATTGTTTGGACAACACGCTTGTCCGTGCAGCCATGCGAATAGGCAAGCTTTCAAGGATTTTATCAATCACAATATCCGGAGCATTGCTGAAAAAATCCACCGTGTTTTTAGCAGACTTGGAACAAGCCATGGACTGCTATAAAGGGATAAAATCTAAGTTTCCTGTCTTCAAAGTTTTCAAGGATTTTGAACCAACACCCTAAACGCAAACCATATTGCGACCCTGGACACTAATTCTCCTGGAcccaaaaaaaaatcataaatacaTACAGTTAATATTGAGCAAAACTGTACAAGGCTACTGAGCCAACAGACAAATTGAAACAATAACTCATAACAAATActctctccgtcccggtcaattgttgtccttttggttttggcacaaagaccaaggaaagaggaggggaccaattataagatgacaagtggaccaaattgagtgtgaatgatgaaATTGTTcgtcaaatgcaatcctaaaatagaaaggacaacaattgactggaaCACACTAAAATGGAATAAGACAACAAATGGCCGGGAAGGAAGGAGTACGTGCCAGCG
Encoded here:
- the LOC141598842 gene encoding F-box/FBD/LRR-repeat protein At1g13570-like; protein product: MACSKSAKNTVDFFSNAPDIVIDKILESLPIRMAARTSVLSKQWRHAWLSLKSLIFNYDFWAELADRDEPVDWRKGSQIISDILFCHIGPVHDLELFMPYEACRNRMNNRQWICFLSKNGVRKVVIRNRYVKMDITTYIFRCSELVHLELSVFNLNSPPTDFIGFPYLKHLLLEGIMFIKQSTFSSLIENCRMLETLKLVNWSGMDHIVIDTPSLQTLILSGDFESLAFRNVRSLKSISLCLKTLPKKPRVETVDAVNPASSSQLQSIEFDGHLFLAAGDIIRPPVTFIHLHELCLSNLNLSDFGVSRYLLYMIECCPYIKKLDIAVLPGENVGQDMLDYNYSNKLVHLLEVNITGITGTSAELKLVEYLFAVSPVLKNLFFKSGYIDIESQLNMSQSLMRFPRASAKASLVCLKK